TACCGCTTTGAGAGTAACTCTTATGGCATAAGTTACACTTAAAAGGTTTGATACCCAAATGAAGGCGTTTGTGGGCATCTAATGTGTTCAAATTACTGAAACCCTTGTTGCAAATGTCACATGTGTGTTTCTTTACTTGAGTGTGCATACGTGTGATGTGAATTTGCAAACTGGCAGCAGACAAGAATTCTCTGGTACAAATGTGACATTGATAAGAATTTGTCTGTTCTTTTTCAATGTGAGTCAAATTATGAGCCAGGAACCCCAACTTTGTAGCAAATTTGTCTTTACACGTGTTACACTCATACTGACCTTTATCACACTTAAATGAGTCTTTGAACTCTGCACATGTTTCAATACGATCCTCCGTTATCATATCGACCGATTGGGCTACTGCAGCTTTGTTTATTTGTTTCTGGCATGACACACTTGTACGCACAATGCTTACATGTTTACTTTTTGTATGCATATTTTGCAAATGTTCTCTGAAATATGTGAGATCAGAAACTACATAATCACACTTTTTACAAgaaaaaggaattttataaaTGCACAAGCACACACCTGCCAACATATCCCTACCACATCTGATACATTTCTTAACTTGATCTACTGCAGAATCCATGTTTTAACCACTTTCATACACTTTACATGTTGTTGTATCTATTATACACCTTGATTCAATGAGCCAAAAATTCAAATTACTTGCGTAATTTTCATCTCACATCTTCAACATTCTGCTTTCAACAATAATATGAATATAAGAACTTGTTTACTATGCCATAATTCAATGCCAATGACTGCCTAATTCTTGCATA
The DNA window shown above is from Bacillus rossius redtenbacheri isolate Brsri chromosome 2, Brsri_v3, whole genome shotgun sequence and carries:
- the LOC134529617 gene encoding zinc finger protein 664-like; this translates as MDSAVDQVKKCIRCGRDMLAGVCLCIYKIPFSCKKCDYVVSDLTYFREHLQNMHTKSKHVSIVRTSVSCQKQINKAAVAQSVDMITEDRIETCAEFKDSFKCDKGQYECNTCKDKFATKLGFLAHNLTHIEKEQTNSYQCHICTREFLSAASLQIHITRMHTQVKKHTCDICNKGFSNLNTLDAHKRLHLGIKPFKCNLCHKSYSQSGNLAYHKNTHVGVKSHVCHLCGKAFMTSSILANHERRHSGLKPFVCDACGRAFADNCALTHHKVVHSGVRSYMCDVCGKAFAHKHTLASHKRIHSGEKRYKCAICERAFTQMSTMLQHKNTHTGEKSYGCVCGKSFTQQSSLARHKRLHEIGVASHPCNLCEKKFSYKSTLYKHKRRAHRLENHVACDVS